The following proteins are co-located in the Acropora palmata chromosome 11, jaAcrPala1.3, whole genome shotgun sequence genome:
- the LOC141896879 gene encoding lipoyl amidotransferase LIPT1, mitochondrial-like isoform X2, whose product MSWISFGVALNKFICFRCRSFSLWKGEISVYRSLSHNPFENLAFEDWLYLNADLANRRILFLWRNDPTIVIGRHQNPWAECCVESLKQHNVHLARRKSGGGTVYHDLGNVNLSFFTPRKLYNRKENLALIVQVLQERWKLHVKASYISSKATQSIRSSIMNLAAKDQTLEFHSVTDAIAQMFCQTYAPGRNVKLLEVLPTNENQFPGITAMTKDLQEWQWIYGKTPRFTVTFSTSIASNDISMEITSYHGLVESTSIHCDDRGIHTLFTDLVGGLKGVRFDCGDVKLALNDYINSASLTSLDRKSCYQFTNWIASVL is encoded by the exons ATGAGCTGGATTTCTTTTGGGGTGGCATTAAacaaattcatttgttttagatGTCGTTCGTTTTCGCTGTGGAAAGGTGAG ATCTCAGTGTATAGGTCTTTATCTCACAacccatttgaaaacttggcTTTTGAAGATTG GCTGTATCTCAATGCTGACTTAGCAAATAGGAGAATTCTCTTCTTGTGGAGGAATGACCCAACA ATTGTGATAGGAAGGCATCAG aacCCATGGGCCGAATGCTGTGTAGAAAGTTTGAAGCAACACAATGTTCATTTAGCTAGGAGAAAGAGTGGAGGTGGAACAGTTTACCAT gATTTAGGGAATGTCAATTTGTCATTCTTTACACCTCGCAAGTTGTAcaacaggaaagaaaacttAGCTCTCATTGTTCAAGTGCTGCAAGAGAGATGGAAACTGCATGTCAAAGCTTCTT ACATCTCCAGTAAAGCTACACAAAGTATCAGGTCCAGCATCATGAACTTAGCTGCCAAAGATCAAACATTAGAATTTCACAGTGTGACAGATGCAATTGCACAAATGTTTTGTCAGACCTATGCTCCTGGAAGGAATGTGAag TTGTTGGAAGTCTTgccaaccaatgagaatcagttCCCTGGAATAACAGCTATGACAAAGGACCTCCAG GAATGGCAATGGATCTATGGTAAAACACCAAGATTTACTGTGACATTTTCAACCAGCATTGCTTCTAATGATATA TCCATGGAAATTACTTCATATCATGGTTTAGTGGAAAGCACATCTATTCATTGTGATGACCGTGGAATTCACACACTGTTCACAGATCTTGTTGGTGGATTAAAAG GTGTGAGATTTGATTGTGGTGATGTGAAGTTAGCACTGAATGATTACATCAACTCTGCCTCTCTTACATCTCTAGATAGGAAGTCATGTTATCAATTTACAAATTGGATTGCAAGTGTTTTATGA
- the LOC141896879 gene encoding lipoyl amidotransferase LIPT1, mitochondrial-like isoform X1 → MSWISFGVALNKFICFRCRSFSLWKGEISVYRSLSHNPFENLAFEDWLYLNADLANRRILFLWRNDPTIVIGRHQNPWAECCVESLKQHNVHLARRKSGGGTVYHDLGNVNLSFFTPRKLYNRKENLALIVQVLQERWKLHVKASCRDDILIDEKFKISGSSSKLGQAVAYHHCTLLLNVNEWLLKSLLQPSYVDISSKATQSIRSSIMNLAAKDQTLEFHSVTDAIAQMFCQTYAPGRNVKLLEVLPTNENQFPGITAMTKDLQEWQWIYGKTPRFTVTFSTSIASNDISMEITSYHGLVESTSIHCDDRGIHTLFTDLVGGLKGVRFDCGDVKLALNDYINSASLTSLDRKSCYQFTNWIASVL, encoded by the exons ATGAGCTGGATTTCTTTTGGGGTGGCATTAAacaaattcatttgttttagatGTCGTTCGTTTTCGCTGTGGAAAGGTGAG ATCTCAGTGTATAGGTCTTTATCTCACAacccatttgaaaacttggcTTTTGAAGATTG GCTGTATCTCAATGCTGACTTAGCAAATAGGAGAATTCTCTTCTTGTGGAGGAATGACCCAACA ATTGTGATAGGAAGGCATCAG aacCCATGGGCCGAATGCTGTGTAGAAAGTTTGAAGCAACACAATGTTCATTTAGCTAGGAGAAAGAGTGGAGGTGGAACAGTTTACCAT gATTTAGGGAATGTCAATTTGTCATTCTTTACACCTCGCAAGTTGTAcaacaggaaagaaaacttAGCTCTCATTGTTCAAGTGCTGCAAGAGAGATGGAAACTGCATGTCAAAGCTTCTTGTAGGGATGATATTCTGATTGacgaaaaatttaaaat CTCTGGATCTTCTTCAAAACTTGGTCAAGCTGTAGCCTATCATCATTGCACTTTGCTTTTAAATGTCAATGAATGGTTACTCAAATCTCTTCTTCAGCCCTCTTAT GTAGACATCTCCAGTAAAGCTACACAAAGTATCAGGTCCAGCATCATGAACTTAGCTGCCAAAGATCAAACATTAGAATTTCACAGTGTGACAGATGCAATTGCACAAATGTTTTGTCAGACCTATGCTCCTGGAAGGAATGTGAag TTGTTGGAAGTCTTgccaaccaatgagaatcagttCCCTGGAATAACAGCTATGACAAAGGACCTCCAG GAATGGCAATGGATCTATGGTAAAACACCAAGATTTACTGTGACATTTTCAACCAGCATTGCTTCTAATGATATA TCCATGGAAATTACTTCATATCATGGTTTAGTGGAAAGCACATCTATTCATTGTGATGACCGTGGAATTCACACACTGTTCACAGATCTTGTTGGTGGATTAAAAG GTGTGAGATTTGATTGTGGTGATGTGAAGTTAGCACTGAATGATTACATCAACTCTGCCTCTCTTACATCTCTAGATAGGAAGTCATGTTATCAATTTACAAATTGGATTGCAAGTGTTTTATGA